From Blastochloris viridis, one genomic window encodes:
- a CDS encoding 2'-deoxycytidine 5'-triphosphate deaminase, producing the protein MQPSRAGAACGILPGHRIAALVEAGCLGADDTIMPDQIQPASLDLRFGRRAWRVRASFLPGREVAVRQRLGALALHEIDLGPGAVLETGCVYLVELAERLALPAEVAAAANPKSSTGRLDVFTRVIADGMRAFDQIAAGYAGPLYLEVSPRTFPILVRPGSRLSQLRFRVGHAVLDEAELAQLQAEQRLVDTPDPDLGSGGIAVSIDLAPRDGIVGYRAKRHTGLVDVDRRAACDVLDYWEPIRRVGRLGLVLDPDEFYILASKEAVQVPPAFAAEMVPFDPLVGEFRVHYAGFFDPGFGWAAAGGAGARAVLEVRSREVPFILEDGQIVGRLIYERLTEPPKTLYGSDLGSNYQAQGLKLSKHFRQDGCEASG; encoded by the coding sequence ATGCAGCCGAGCCGCGCAGGCGCGGCCTGCGGCATCCTGCCTGGCCACCGCATCGCCGCGCTGGTCGAGGCCGGCTGCCTTGGCGCCGACGACACGATCATGCCGGACCAGATCCAGCCCGCCAGTCTCGACCTCAGGTTTGGCCGGCGGGCGTGGCGGGTGCGAGCGAGCTTCCTGCCCGGCCGCGAGGTGGCGGTGCGCCAGCGGCTTGGCGCGCTGGCGCTGCACGAGATCGACCTCGGCCCCGGCGCGGTGCTGGAGACCGGCTGCGTCTATCTGGTCGAGCTGGCCGAACGGCTGGCGCTGCCGGCGGAGGTCGCTGCCGCCGCCAACCCCAAGAGCTCGACCGGTCGGCTCGACGTCTTCACCCGCGTCATCGCCGACGGCATGCGCGCGTTCGACCAGATCGCGGCGGGCTATGCCGGCCCGCTCTACCTCGAGGTCTCCCCGCGCACCTTCCCGATTCTGGTGCGGCCGGGCTCGCGGCTGTCGCAGCTGCGCTTTAGGGTCGGCCATGCGGTGCTGGACGAGGCCGAACTGGCACAGCTCCAGGCCGAACAGCGCCTGGTCGACACCCCGGACCCCGATCTCGGTTCCGGCGGCATCGCGGTGTCGATCGATCTTGCGCCGCGCGACGGCATCGTCGGCTATCGCGCCAAGCGCCACACCGGCCTCGTCGACGTCGACCGCCGCGCCGCCTGCGACGTGCTCGACTATTGGGAGCCGATCCGCCGGGTCGGCCGGCTCGGGCTCGTGCTCGACCCCGACGAGTTCTACATTCTCGCCTCCAAGGAAGCGGTGCAGGTGCCGCCCGCCTTCGCCGCCGAGATGGTGCCGTTCGACCCGCTGGTCGGCGAGTTCCGCGTCCACTACGCCGGCTTCTTCGACCCCGGCTTCGGCTGGGCGGCGGCCGGCGGCGCCGGGGCCCGCGCGGTGCTGGAGGTGCGCTCGCGCGAGGTGCCGTTCATCCTGGAGGACGGCCAGATCGTCGGCCGGCTGATCTATGAGCGGCTCACCGAGCCGCCAAAGACGCTCTATGGCAGCGACCTCGGCTCCAACTACCAGGCCCAGGGCCTCAAACTTTCGAAGCATTTCCGGCAGGATGGCTGCGAGGCTTCCGGCTGA